A genomic window from Solanum dulcamara chromosome 11, daSolDulc1.2, whole genome shotgun sequence includes:
- the LOC129872638 gene encoding receptor kinase-like protein Xa21, with amino-acid sequence MVIVGDGESIIPEKIGNLRKLQELQLENNHIVGSIPLSISNLSSLTRLNFNTNNLSGVIPREIGNLHKLEILYLQFNKLSGSIPEVLLNISALRGVSLAYNNLSGSLPSASGYWGTNLLLLNLGENNFGGVIPASISNSSNLKDLLLNDNKFSGQIPNSLRDLRHLEYLELFNNNLSLPHLSIFASLTNCRNLTSIWFADNPLNGVLPDSIGNLSTSMEIFDLSRSEIRGQIPLGIGNLSNLNTLFLSGNDLTGSVPATLCDLHILQGLRLDNNRLSEPLPECLCKLTELVFVNLSYNHISGTIPSCIGNVTSLRNIYLNSNRLTNISMSLWSLKDLLVLHLSNNSLVGSIPPDFRNLNAITSIDLSQNHLSGSIPSTIGDLQNLLYLSLAYNELQGSIPESLGKMISLELVNLSNNILSGTIPKSLESLRYLKDFNVSFNRLEGEIPSKGPFLNFTSQSFMGNEELCGGLLFRPCMTFHHSRRSKLLLIILASLGAAVMVFGSIAVFMLRRRGNRNAPTQAESFPATTLTRISYIEIERATQGFDQCNLLGSGGFGSVYKGIFANGMTLAIKVFNLQVEGALKSFDVECEVLRNLRHRNLTKVISSCTNLDFKALLLEYMPNGSLELWLHSDDRFLNMIQRLDIMIDVAYALEYLHHGYETVVVHSDLKPSNVLLDEKLVGHLSDFGLTKLLGEGESIAHTKTLATMGYIAPGNFLLVLYYRI; translated from the exons ATGGTGATTGTGGGTGATGGTGAAA GCATAATTCCAGAGAAGATTGGTAACTTACGAAAGTTGCAGGAATTACAATTGGAGAACAATCACATCGTGGGTTCAATACCGCTCAGCATATCCAACTTATCATCACTGACGAGGCTTAATTTCAACACCAACAATTTATCAG GTGTAATACCCAGAGAGATTGGGAATCTTCATAAATTGGAGATACTTTATTTGCAATTTAACAAGTTAAGTGGTTCCATACCGGAAGTGCTCCTCAATATCTCTGCGCTAAGAGGGGTGTCACTTGCATACAATAACCTTTCGGGTAGTCTTCCATCTGCTTCAGGATACTGGGGAACAAATCTACTGCTTTTGAATCTTGGTGAAAACAACTTTGGTGGAGTTATACCCGCCTCAATCTCCAATTCATCAAATCTAAAGGACTTATTGCTTAATGATAACAAATTCAGTGGCCAAATTCCTAACTCATTGAGGGATTTGAGGCATCTTGAATATCTGGAGTTATTCAATAATAACTTATCACTTCCGCATCTAAGTATCTTTGCTTCTTTGACGAACTGCagaaatttaacaagtatatggtTTGCGGATAATCCTCTGAATGGTGTTCTCCCGGATTCCATTGGCAATCTCTCCACTTCTATGGAAATATTTGATCTATCTCGTTCTGAAATTAGGGGTCAGATACCATTAGGGATTGGGAATTTAAGTAACTTAAACACTTTGTTCCTATCCGGCAATGACTTGACTGGATCAGTACCAGCAACATTATGTGATTTACACATTCTTCAAGGGTTACGTCTTGATAATAATAGATTAAGTGAACCCTTGCCAGAGTGCCTTTGCAAATTGACGGAGTTGGTCTTCGTTAATTTGTCATATAATCACATTTCGGGTACGATACCATCTTGCATTGGCAACGTTACCTCTTTGAGAAATATTTATCTAAATTCAAATAGGCTCACCAACATATCCATGAGTCTATGGAGCCTCAAAGATCTTTTGGTGCTTCACTTGTCAAATAATTCTTTGGTCGGTTCTATACCTCCagattttagaaatttgaatgccATAACATCCATAGATCTGTCCCAGAATCACCTATCAGGAAGTATTCCCTCCACAATTGGAGACTTGCAGAATCTACTTTatctttctttggcttataATGAGTTACAAGGATCTATTCCGGAGTCACTGGGGAAAATGATAAGTTTGGAATTGGTGAATCTATCCAATAATATTCTTTCAGGTACGATCCCAAAATCATTAGAGTCACTTCGATATCTGAAGGATTTCAATGTATCATTCAATAGATTAGAAGGTGAAATCCCAAGTAAAGGACCTTTTCTCAACTTCACCTCTCAATCTTTTATGGGAAATGAAGAGTTATGTGGCGGTTTGCTTTTCCGACCTTGTATGACTTTTCATCATTCAAGGAGAAGCAAACTGCTTCTTATTATACTTGCCTCACTGGGAGCTGCAGTAATGGTATTTGGCTCAATTGCTGTGTTTATGTTAAGGAGACGTGGGAATAGAAATGCTCCAACTCAAGCCGAATCCTTTCCTGCAACAACACTAACCAGGATTTCATATATTGAAATTGAAAGGGCAACTCAAGGGTTTGACCAATGCAACTTGCTAGGCTCTGGAGGTTTTGGCTCTGTTTACAAGGGCATCTTTGCAAATGGGATGACTTTGGCAATCAAAGTGTTTAATTTACAGGTTGAAGGTGCATTGAAGAGTTTTGATGTTGAATGTGAAGTTTTACGCAACCTTCGTCATAGAAATCTTACCAAAGTTATCAGCAGTTGTACTAACTTGGATTTTAAAGCATTACTTCTTGAGTATATGCCCAATGGAAGCCTAGAGCTGTGGTTACATTCTGATGATCGCTTCTTAAATATGATCCAAAGATTAGACATAATGATCGATGTTGCATATGCTTTGGAATATCTCCACCATGGTTATGAAACAGTTGTTGTACATAGTGACCTGAAGCCTAGCAACGTCTTGCTTGATGAAAAGTTGGTCGGACATTTGAGTGACTTTGGCCTGACCAAGTTATTAGGAGAAGGGGAATCAATTGCTCATACTAAAACACTTGCCACGATGGGATACATTGCACCAGGTAACTTTCTTTTAGTCCTTTATTATCGCATATGA
- the LOC129873224 gene encoding probable LRR receptor-like serine/threonine-protein kinase At3g47570, whose product MEKSYSFFLSVVLQLLCFLEATNTSTDQSALIAFKHRVTLNSSHMSLISQNWSSQVSVCDWIGVTCDPRHHRVTALNVSNMDIYGSVPPQLGNLSFLVSLDVSRNNFHGHLPQDLSNLRRLKVMNLGFNNFSGEIPTWFGFYSELQMLILDNNSFKGIRPASISNLSRLETLSVGYNQLQGDFPKDIGNLQSLKELVLVNNQLTGSIPFSIFNISSLEIIALTNNHLSGSLPVDICCRLQRIKSIVIISNNLSGKIPTGLSNCTELYDLSLSYNSFTGTIPPEIVNLEKLQFLNLGGNNLQGTIPAKIGNLRKLQELQLENNHIVGSIPRTISNLTSLYSLNFNTNNLSGIIPREIGNLHKLKRIRLQYNQLSGTIPEELFNISTLIRVSLGNNNLSGSLPSASGYRLTNLEVLHLGHNSIGGVIPSSISNSSNLKKLHLYKNKFSGPIPNSLGNLRHLEGLKLFNNNLLSPHLSIIASLASCRSLIEVQLGDNPLNGVLPDSVGNLSTSMEIFDLERSEIRGQIPLGIGNLSNLITLYLSNNDLTGSVPTTFCDLHSLQGAVLANNRLSGPLPECLCKLSSMSLVNLSYNRISGPIPYCIGSATFLRHIYLNSNRITNIPMSIWSLKDLLDLDLSNNSLVGSLPLDFGNLNAIKHVDLSKNHLSGSIPSSIGNLQRLDYLSLAYNELQGSIPESFGKMISLESVNLSNNILSGTIPKSLESLRYLKDFNVSFNRLEGEIPSKGPFLNFTSQSFMGNEDLCGGLLFRPCMTFRHSSRSKLILIILVPMGATVMVLGSITVFKLRRRGNRNVPTQAESFPATTLARISYIEIERATQGFDQCNFLGSGGFGSVYKGMFANGMTLSIKVFNLQVEGAFKSFDTECEVLRNLRHRNLTKVISSCTNLDFKALLLEYMPNGSLEKWLHSDDHFLNMIQRLHIMIDVASALEYLHHGYATVVVHSDLKPSNVLLDERLVGHVSDFGLAKLLGEGESIAHTKTLATLGYIAPEYGLVGLVSTKCDVYSYGIMLMETFTRKKPYDEMFQENLGMRSWVCSSLPSTPEDIIDATLLKPEEIDFKKKLHCASSIFELALNCTSESPNERMNMKDVLESIKKILLEFLRN is encoded by the exons ATGGAGAAATcatactctttttttctttctgttgTCTTGCAATTACTCTGTTTCTTAGAGGCCACAAATACAAGCACTGATCAATCTGCTCTTATTGCCTTCAAACACAGAGTTACTCTAAACTCTTCTCATATGAGTTTAATATCCCAAAATTGGTCTTCTCAAGTTTCTGTTTGCGATTGGATTGGAGTCACTTGCGACCCTCGCCACCATAGGGTGACTGCATTGAATGTATCCAACATGGACATTTATGGGTCAGTTCCGCCACAATTGGGAAACCTCTCGTTTCTTGTTTCTCTAGATGTGAGCAGAAACAATTTCCATGGACACCTACCTCAAGATTTGTCTAATTTACGTAGACTGAAGGTGATGAATCTTGGATTCAATAATTTCAGTGGAGAAATTCCAACGTGGTTTGGTTTCTATTCTGAGCTTCAGATGTTAATTCTTGATAACAACAGTTTCAAGGGTATACGTCCTGCTTCTATTTCTAACCTGTCTAGGTTAGAAACTCTCAGTGTTGGATACAATCAACTCCAAGGCGATTTTCCCAAAGATATCGGCAACCTTCAGAGTCTGAAGGAGTTGGTTTTAGTCAATAACCAACTTACTGGCTCTATTCCattctccattttcaacattTCCTCGTTGGAAATTATAGCGCTCACAAATAATCATTTATCAGGGAGTCTTCCTGTAGATATATGTTGTCGTCTTCAAAGAATAAAGAGCATTGTAATCATTTCCAACAACTTGAGTGGTAAAATTCCAACAGGTTTGTCTAACTGCACAGAATTGTATGATTTGTCACTGTCATACAATAGCTTCACTGGGACTATTCCACCAGAAATAGTAAACTTGGAGAAGCTTCAGTTCTTAAACCTTGGGGGAAACAACTTGCAAG GCACAATTCCTGCAAAGATTGGTAATTTACGGAAGTTGCAGGAATTACAACTGGAGAACAATCACATCGTGGGTTCAATACCGCGCACCATATCCAACTTAACATCACTTTATTCACTTAACTTCAACACCAACAATTTATCAG GCATTATACCCAGAGAGATTGGGAATCTTCACAAATTGAAGAGAATTCGTTTGCAATATAATCAATTAAGTGGTACTATACCAGAAGAGCTCTTCAATATCTCTACGCTAATAAGGGTGTCACTTGGAAACAATAACCTTTCGGGAAGCCTTCCATCTGCTTCAGGCTACCGGCTAACAAATCTGGAGGTTTTGCATTTGGGTCATAACAGCATTGGTGGAGTTATACCCAGCTCAATCTCCAATTCTTCAAATCTAAAGAAATTACATCTTTATAAAAACAAATTCAGCGGCCCAATTCCTAACTCATTGGGGAATTTGAGGCATCTTGAAGGTCTGAAGTTGTTCAATAATAACTTATTATCTCCGCATCTAAGTATCATTGCTTCCTTGGCGAGCTGCAGATCTTTGATAGAAGTACAATTAGGGGATAATCCTTTGAATGGTGTTCTTCCAGATTCTGTTGGCAATCTCTCCACTTCTATGGAAATATTTGATTTAGAGCGTTCTGAAATTAGAGGCCAGATACCATTAGGAATTGGGAATTTAAGTAACTTAATCACTTTGTACCTATCCAATAATGACTTGACTGGATCAGTGCCAACAACATTCTGTGATTTACACAGTCTTCAAGGGGCAGTACTTGCTAATAATAGGTTAAGTGGACCCTTGCCAGAGTGCCTTTGCAAATTATCATCCATGAGCTTGGTTAATTTGTCTTATAATCGGATTTCGGGTCCAATACCATATTGCATTGGTAGTGCAACCTTTTTGAGACACATTTATCTAAATTCAAATAGGATCACCAACATACCCATGAGTATTTGGAGCCTCAAAGATCTTTTGGATCTTGACTTGTCAAATAATTCCTtggttggttctttgccacttgATTTTGGAAATTTGAATGCCATAAAACATGTAGATCTATCGAAGAATCACCTTTCTGGAAGTATTCCCTCCTCAATTGGAAATTTGCAGAGACTAGATTatctttctttggcttataATGAGTTACAAGGATCTATTCCGGAGTCATTCGGGAAAATGATAAGTTTGGAATCGGTGAATCTATCCAATAATATTCTTTCAGGTACGATTCCAAAATCATTAGAGTCACTTCGATATCTGAAGGATTTCAATGTATCATTCAATAGATTAGAAGGTGAAATACCAAGTAAAGGACCTTTTCTCAATTTCACCTCTCAATCTTTTATGGGAAATGAAGATTTATGTGGCGGTTTGCTTTTCCGACCATGTATGACTTTTCGTCATTCAAGTAGAAGCAAACTGATTCTGATTATACTTGTCCCAATGGGAGCTACAGTAATGGTACTTGGCTCGATAACTGTGTTTAAGTTAAGGAGACGTGGGAATAGAAATGTTCCAACTCAAGCCGAATCCTTTCCTGCAACAACATTAGCAAGGATTTCATACATTGAAATTGAAAGGGCAACTCAAGGGTTCGACCAATGCAACTTTCTAGGCTCTGGAGGTTTTGGCTCTGTTTACAAGGGCATGTTTGCAAACGGGATGACTTTGTCAATCAAAGTGTTTAATCTACAGGTTGAAGGTGCATTCAAGAGTTTTGACACTGAATGTGAAGTTCTACGCAACCTTCGCCATAGAAATCTTACCAAAGTTATCAGCAGTTGTACTAACTTGGATTTTAAAGCATTACTTCTAGAATACATGCCAAATGGGAGCCTCGAGAAATGGTTACATTCTGATGATCACTTCTTGAATATGATCCAAAGATTACACATAATGATCGATGTTGCATCAGCTTTGGAATATCTCCATCATGGTTATGCAACAGTCGTTGTACATAGTGACCTGAAACCTAGCAATGTCTTGCTAGACGAAAGGTTGGTTGGACATGTGAGTGACTTTGGATTGGCCAAGTTATTAGGAGAAGGGGAATCAATTGCTCATACTAAAACACTTGCTACATTGGGCTACATCGCACCAG AGTATGGATTGGTGGGATTAGTTTCAACAAAATGTGATGTGTACAGCTACGGCATTATGCTCATGGAGACATTCACAAGGAAAAAGCCATATGATGAAatgtttcaagaaaatttgGGCATGAGGAGTTGGGTCTGTAGTTCACTACCTTCAACACCAGAGGATATTATTGATGCCACTTTATTGAAACCAGAAGAGATTGATTTTAAGAAAAAGTTGCATTGTGCGTCCTCTATCTTTGAGTTGGCATTGAATTGTACATCTGAATCTCCTAATGAGAGGATGAACATGAAAGATGTCCTGGAAAGTATCAAGAAGATCCTGTTGGAATTTCTTCGCAATTGA
- the LOC129872637 gene encoding probable LRR receptor-like serine/threonine-protein kinase At3g47570, with amino-acid sequence MERSYSLFLSLLLLNLYLLEATGIKTDQSALLALKASFTLNSSHPLTQNWSSQSYVCDWIGVTCGSLHHRVTALNISNMNILGTISPHLGNISFLVSLDVSENNLRGNLPQDLSRLRRLKVMDFAFNNFSGEIPMWFGFNSKLETLNLRNNLIQGSIPKEIGNLENLKELILFGNQFTGSIPLSIFNISSLEILGLSSNQLSGSLPVDICRRLQRIKSIAIINNHLSGHIPPGLSNCTELSELSLSYNNFIGTIPPEIVNLERLQLLNLGGNKLHGGGD; translated from the exons ATGGAGAGATCATACTCTTTGTTTCTTTCACTACTACTATTGAATCTCTACTTGTTGGAGGCCACAGGCATAAAAACAGATCAATCAGCTCTACTTGCCTTAAAAGCCAGCTTTACTCTAAATTCTTCTCATCCCTTAACTCAAAATTGGTCTTCTCAATCCTACgtttgtgattggattggagtcACTTGCGGCTCTTTGCACCATAGGGTGACTGCACTAAATATATCCAACATGAACATTCTTGGAACCATTTCCCCACATTTGGGAAACATCTCTTTTCTCGTTTCTCTCGATGTGAGCGAAAACAATTTACGTGGAAACCTCCCTCAAGATTTGTCTCGTTTACGTCGATTGAAGGTGATGGATTTTGcattcaataatttcagcggaGAAATTCCAATGTGGTTCGGTTTCAATTCAAAGTTAGAAACTCTGAATTTAAGAAACAATCTTATTCAAGGCAGTATCCCTAAGGAGATTGGGAATCTTGAGAATCTAAAGGAGTTGATTTTATTCGGAAATCAATTTACTGGCTCTATCCCGCTCTCCATTTTCAACATTTCCTCATTGGAAATTTTAGGTCTCTCAAGTAATCAATTAAGCGGGAGTCTTCCTGTAGATATATGCCGACGTCTTCAAAGAATAAAGAGCATTGCAATTATTAACAATCATTTGAGTGGTCACATTCCACCTGGTTTGTCTAACTGCACGGAACTGAGTGAATTGTCATTATCATACAATAACTTCATTGGCACCATTCCACCAGAAATTGTAAACTTGGAGAGGCTTCAGCTCTTAAATCTTGGGGGAAACAAGTTGCACG GTGGTGGTGATTGA